One part of the Desulfonema ishimotonii genome encodes these proteins:
- a CDS encoding BACON domain-containing protein encodes MRRVFKAVPMIILALFLSNSEVLAFNPVETKVIADDDDDNPAYDYFGGSVSVSGDYVIIGAKCDEYIATYAGSAYIFHRSGTVWTQQAKLTASDGEQGDIFGSSVSVSGDYAIVGAYYDKDEDDPLNPYGSAYVFYRDGTAWTQQARLAPADRVRNGYFGGSVSVSGDYAIVGASNDDDNGTKSGSAYVFHRSGTDWTQQVKLTASDGGPEDRFGMSVCVSGDYAVVGSNYDDDNGTNSGSAYIFYRNGSVWEEQGKLIAGDNAEGDFFGRSVSVSGDYAIVGAPNDDDGGSSSGSAYIFHRDGTDWTQTCKLIADDSASGDLFGNSVSISGDYAIAGAYFGDDNGSMSGKAYVFFRNGDGTWTQQDKLTASDGAERDHFGNSVGIGGECVIAGAYYDDDNGTNSGSAYIYDISPKPEISVSPDRYETEVTSGSGTDETLVISNVGGEPLTWSSASGASEWLTLSPASGEIASGGSESVTLTFDAADLEAGAYSESVIISGNDPNHPTLEIPVTLTVSDSPVSVNITSLADGAEVVGNEIMITGTCTGSDGEGLGVTVNGTAAQVCGDSFFANRVMLTEGENTITVTARDEDGNTASSTITVTAAESESGISLTLFPESGIAPLETNLNADYSVPGTAADSSAECGGPAQPAITKVGLTEYDLIFDTPGLYTITYEITDTDGAEYTKDAMICVRDEAETDAFFRALWSEMRNALVAGNIETACGYFVSDRRDAYTQVFTALSAEQRNRIPAADRMELVGSSGGETRYSISMETEISGEVRTVGSWLIFRKDGDGFWRIGFF; translated from the coding sequence ATGAGAAGAGTTTTCAAGGCTGTCCCGATGATCATCCTGGCGTTGTTTCTTTCAAACAGCGAGGTGTTGGCGTTCAATCCGGTTGAAACGAAGGTTATTGCTGATGATGACGACGATAATCCGGCCTATGACTATTTCGGCGGGTCTGTCTCCGTCAGCGGGGATTATGTGATTATAGGGGCCAAGTGTGACGAGTATATCGCAACTTACGCCGGTTCGGCTTACATTTTCCACCGCAGCGGAACCGTCTGGACACAGCAGGCCAAACTTACGGCCAGCGATGGCGAGCAGGGGGACATCTTCGGAAGTTCCGTCTCCGTCAGCGGGGACTATGCGATCGTAGGTGCTTATTATGATAAGGATGAGGATGATCCGCTAAATCCTTATGGCTCGGCATATGTCTTTTATCGGGATGGCACCGCCTGGACACAACAGGCCAGACTCGCTCCCGCTGATCGTGTGCGTAATGGCTATTTCGGCGGATCCGTCTCCGTCAGCGGGGATTATGCGATCGTAGGCGCTTCCAATGATGATGATAACGGAACGAAATCCGGTTCGGCCTATGTTTTTCACCGCAGCGGAACCGACTGGACACAACAGGTCAAACTTACGGCCAGCGATGGCGGGCCGGAGGACCGGTTCGGCATGTCCGTCTGTGTCAGCGGGGACTATGCGGTTGTGGGCAGCAACTATGACGATGATAACGGAACGAATTCCGGCTCTGCGTATATTTTTTACCGCAACGGATCAGTCTGGGAAGAGCAAGGCAAACTTATAGCCGGGGATAATGCGGAAGGGGACTTTTTCGGCAGATCCGTCTCCGTGAGCGGGGACTATGCGATTGTCGGCGCTCCCAATGACGATGATGGCGGAAGCAGTTCCGGTTCCGCTTATATTTTTCATCGCGACGGAACTGACTGGACGCAGACGTGCAAGCTGATTGCCGACGACAGTGCGTCAGGTGACTTATTCGGAAATTCCGTGAGCATCAGCGGGGACTATGCGATTGCGGGGGCTTATTTCGGGGATGATAACGGATCCATGTCAGGAAAGGCTTATGTTTTTTTCCGCAACGGAGACGGCACCTGGACCCAACAGGATAAACTCACTGCCAGCGACGGCGCGGAAAGAGACCATTTCGGAAATTCCGTGGGCATCGGCGGAGAGTGCGTGATCGCAGGTGCTTATTATGATGATGATAACGGAACGAATTCCGGTTCGGCTTATATTTATGACATCAGTCCCAAACCGGAAATCTCGGTCAGCCCGGACCGCTATGAGACAGAAGTCACTTCGGGGAGCGGCACCGATGAGACACTGGTTATCAGCAATGTCGGCGGAGAACCCCTGACATGGAGCAGTGCTTCGGGAGCTTCGGAATGGCTCACTTTGTCTCCGGCATCCGGGGAAATCGCGTCCGGCGGTTCGGAATCGGTGACGCTCACTTTTGACGCGGCGGATCTGGAGGCGGGAGCATATTCCGAATCCGTCATCATTTCCGGCAATGATCCGAATCATCCGACCCTTGAAATACCGGTCACGCTGACGGTATCGGACTCCCCGGTTTCCGTGAATATCACCTCCCTTGCGGACGGAGCGGAGGTTGTCGGGAATGAAATCATGATAACGGGAACCTGTACGGGTTCGGACGGAGAAGGCTTGGGGGTTACGGTGAACGGCACAGCCGCACAGGTCTGCGGTGACAGTTTTTTCGCCAACCGGGTGATGCTGACGGAAGGCGAAAACACGATCACGGTGACGGCCAGGGACGAGGACGGCAACACGGCCTCTTCGACCATTACTGTCACGGCTGCGGAGTCGGAATCCGGCATTTCCCTGACCCTTTTTCCCGAATCCGGGATTGCGCCGCTGGAAACAAATCTGAACGCGGATTATTCCGTTCCCGGCACGGCCGCGGATTCCTCCGCGGAATGCGGCGGCCCGGCACAGCCGGCGATCACCAAAGTCGGCCTGACCGAATATGATCTGATATTTGATACGCCCGGCCTTTATACGATAACATATGAAATTACGGACACCGACGGCGCGGAATACACAAAAGATGCGATGATCTGTGTCCGGGATGAGGCCGAGACGGACGCGTTTTTCAGGGCGTTATGGAGTGAAATGCGGAATGCGCTGGTTGCGGGAAATATTGAAACGGCGTGCGGCTATTTTGTGTCTGATCGGAGAGATGCCTATACGCAGGTGTTCACGGCCCTGTCTGCGGAACAGCGCAACAGAATCCCCGCTGCCGACCGCATGGAACTGGTCGGATCATCCGGCGGGGAAACCCGGTATTCCATTTCAATGGAGACCGAAATCAGCGGAGAGGTTCGGACTGTCGGCTCCTGGCTGATTTTCAGGAAGGACGGGGACGGTTTCTGGAGGATCGGTTTTTTCTGA
- a CDS encoding carboxypeptidase-like regulatory domain-containing protein translates to MDIAAVVFVFISLITSLFCGSVLGIFYWDGPYLGRVVDADSGAPVAEASVVAIWSVEYINSPWTGGTSFADAREAVTDENGRFILPIGRTFWLWPFSRIMINGISVFKSGYDSYPPHMQYSWNKDDMKIWQKKLNRLYPKHQGNIRERYEEIFTHNYLPARFEPYTIRLNQARSLREQLRVVRSCEINGFTFHIRNDEINGCNSHVRKRKNMVYEEKKKLKSITD, encoded by the coding sequence TTGGATATTGCTGCTGTTGTATTTGTATTTATCAGCCTCATTACCTCCCTGTTCTGCGGTTCCGTACTCGGAATCTTCTACTGGGACGGTCCTTACCTGGGACGGGTAGTGGATGCGGATAGCGGCGCCCCCGTTGCGGAAGCCTCTGTTGTTGCAATATGGAGCGTGGAATATATCAACTCCCCCTGGACCGGCGGAACTTCGTTTGCTGATGCCCGCGAAGCGGTAACAGATGAAAACGGACGGTTTATCCTGCCCATCGGCAGGACGTTCTGGCTCTGGCCCTTTTCCAGAATTATGATAAACGGCATAAGCGTTTTCAAATCCGGCTATGATTCCTACCCTCCCCATATGCAATATTCATGGAACAAAGATGATATGAAGATATGGCAGAAGAAACTGAACCGCCTGTATCCGAAGCATCAGGGGAATATCAGAGAGAGATATGAAGAAATCTTTACTCATAACTATCTGCCCGCCCGTTTTGAACCTTACACCATCAGATTGAATCAGGCGCGGAGCCTCAGAGAGCAACTCAGAGTTGTTCGTTCTTGTGAGATAAACGGATTCACCTTTCATATCCGTAATGATGAGATAAACGGGTGCAACTCTCATGTCCGTAAACGGAAGAATATGGTATACGAAGAGAAAAAAAAGTTGAAAAGCATAACAGACTAA
- a CDS encoding carboxypeptidase-like regulatory domain-containing protein, whose translation MLKKVYEFIIRQFQVKNRKDVLLLPLRLAAAYLIVRKIADDIHFFRCAWQYRYYETMILYVAECGALIFLIGLFWKLLNFLKKKKKLVGFMIFFVIFNFFTVLITQSICFVYFFDGPYFGRVTDADTGEPIEGAIVNCFWEIWHTEYLWFGMNTALADTHETVTGKNGWFVFSFGSKIWVRPFSVMYRSGIRVFAEGYDSYPPTMQWSWTPGQSKEWEKKLRQLYPDHPARNSGTDIETDDYGKDLYAAIFSQVTDSDPFMNIHLNRPRFFDIRINKARTVRERKEVIRRLEPKKCNCRAEKFYNAVREEKKRLESMAPTE comes from the coding sequence ATGCTGAAAAAGGTTTATGAATTCATTATCCGTCAGTTTCAGGTGAAGAACCGGAAAGATGTTCTGCTGCTGCCGCTCAGGCTGGCTGCCGCATATCTGATTGTCCGTAAAATAGCGGATGATATCCATTTTTTCAGATGCGCGTGGCAATATCGTTATTACGAAACCATGATTTTATACGTCGCCGAATGCGGCGCTCTGATTTTTCTGATCGGCTTGTTCTGGAAATTGTTGAACTTTTTGAAAAAAAAGAAAAAACTTGTAGGGTTTATGATATTTTTCGTAATTTTCAACTTTTTTACGGTACTCATCACTCAGAGCATTTGTTTTGTTTATTTTTTTGACGGGCCTTATTTCGGGCGGGTTACGGATGCGGATACCGGAGAGCCAATAGAAGGGGCGATTGTTAATTGTTTTTGGGAAATTTGGCATACTGAATATTTATGGTTTGGCATGAATACGGCATTAGCAGATACACATGAAACAGTGACCGGCAAGAATGGCTGGTTTGTTTTTTCTTTCGGCAGCAAAATATGGGTCAGGCCATTTTCTGTCATGTACAGATCAGGAATAAGGGTGTTTGCAGAAGGTTATGATTCATATCCCCCGACGATGCAATGGTCATGGACTCCCGGACAATCAAAAGAATGGGAGAAAAAGCTGAGGCAATTATATCCTGACCACCCGGCACGGAATTCGGGAACTGATATAGAGACTGATGATTATGGAAAAGATCTGTACGCCGCTATCTTCAGCCAGGTAACAGACAGCGATCCCTTTATGAATATCCACCTGAACAGACCTCGTTTTTTCGATATCAGAATAAATAAGGCCCGGACTGTCAGAGAACGGAAGGAAGTTATTCGTCGGCTGGAACCAAAAAAATGCAATTGCAGAGCCGAAAAATTTTATAACGCGGTCCGGGAAGAGAAAAAACGGTTGGAATCAATGGCGCCAACGGAATAA
- a CDS encoding IS4 family transposase codes for MPKLIESLNNLINSDTFCSGHKNNQNDFTRKRILPFHSLICLLLNMNNQSYQTELDQYFKVVNHLEIAERFLYKANLTKARAKLKYEAFIELSDHMVHNFYENFQFQTWHGFNLFAVDGSTLRVPDEKTISEHFGAWNSVKGEKPCPKARVSQMFDVLNKITVDAIISPKSEGENELAAFHFLKLMPGDLILLDRGYPAHWLFRLILSMNADFCARISCNQWKVVKKFYKSGKKEQIVKIGPSPVSKQKCSQMGPDQKLIRLRLIRIELETGETEILITSLTDTEKYPHKVFAELYHLRWPVEEDYKALKYRLQVENFSGKSVHSVYQDFHAKVFSKNLTAVIATTTREKIIQKSRDLEFDHQINFAQALSKIKDTVVLLFNRPLENIIVRH; via the coding sequence GTGCCAAAACTCATCGAATCCTTAAATAATTTAATTAATTCGGATACATTTTGCTCCGGACACAAAAATAATCAAAATGATTTTACCAGAAAACGTATTTTGCCATTCCATTCTCTGATTTGTTTACTTTTGAATATGAACAACCAATCATACCAGACTGAATTAGATCAATACTTCAAAGTCGTCAATCATCTGGAGATAGCCGAACGTTTTCTTTACAAAGCCAACCTGACAAAAGCCCGTGCAAAATTGAAATACGAGGCTTTTATAGAACTCAGTGATCATATGGTTCATAATTTCTACGAAAATTTTCAATTTCAAACCTGGCATGGATTCAATCTTTTTGCTGTCGATGGGTCAACACTCCGGGTGCCGGATGAAAAAACGATCTCGGAACATTTCGGTGCATGGAATTCAGTCAAAGGTGAAAAACCCTGTCCCAAAGCCCGTGTATCTCAGATGTTCGATGTTTTGAACAAAATCACAGTCGATGCGATTATCAGTCCGAAAAGTGAGGGTGAGAATGAACTGGCTGCATTTCATTTTCTGAAACTTATGCCCGGAGACCTCATTCTTTTGGATCGCGGTTATCCGGCCCACTGGTTATTCAGACTGATTTTATCCATGAATGCAGATTTTTGTGCCCGAATATCCTGCAATCAATGGAAAGTTGTAAAAAAATTCTATAAATCCGGAAAGAAAGAACAGATTGTTAAAATCGGACCCTCACCGGTCTCAAAACAAAAATGTTCCCAAATGGGCCCTGACCAGAAACTGATCCGGTTACGTTTAATACGTATCGAACTGGAAACCGGGGAAACAGAAATCCTGATTACATCTCTGACGGACACAGAGAAATATCCCCATAAGGTTTTTGCAGAATTGTATCATCTCCGTTGGCCCGTCGAAGAGGATTATAAAGCTCTTAAATACAGACTTCAGGTTGAAAATTTTTCCGGAAAATCAGTTCATTCCGTCTATCAGGATTTCCATGCCAAAGTATTTTCAAAGAACTTAACAGCTGTAATTGCAACGACAACAAGAGAAAAAATTATTCAAAAATCCAGAGATCTGGAATTTGACCACCAGATAAATTTTGCCCAGGCCTTATCAAAAATCAAGGATACCGTTGTTCTGCTTTTTAACCGTCCCTTGGAAAATATCATTGTTAGGCATTAA
- a CDS encoding Ig-like domain-containing protein — protein sequence MRRVFKAVPMIILALFLSNSEVLAFNPVETKIIAADDDNPAYDYFGGSVSVSGDYAIAGAKCDEHIATYAGSAYIFHRSGTVWTQQAKLTAGDGEQGDNFGSSVSVSGDYAIVGAYYDKDEDDPLNHYGSAYVFYRDGTAWTQQARLTASDGGPEDRFGMSVCVSGDYAVVGSNYDDDNGTNSGSAYIFYRNGSVWEEQGKLIAGDNAEGDFFGRSVSVSGDYAIVGAPNDDDGGSSSGSAYIFHRSESAWTQTCKLTADDSASGDLFGNSVSISGDYAIAGAYFGDDNGSMSGKAYIFFRNGDGTWTQQDKLTASDGAERDHFGNSVGIGGECVIAGAYYDDDNGTNSGSAYIYDISPKPEISVSPARYETEVTSGSGTDETLIISNVGGEPLTWSSASGASAWLTLSPASGEIASGGSESVTLTFDAADLEAGEYSESVIISGNDPNHPTLEIPVTLTVSESPVSVNITSLADGAEVTGNEIMITGTCTGSDGEGLGVTISGTAAQVCGDSFFANRVMLTEGENTITVTVTDEDGNTASSTVTVTSAESETGISLTLFPESGIAPLETELDADYSIPGTAADSSVECAGPAQPTITKISLTEYDLIFDTPGLYTVTYRITDTDGAEYTKEAMVCVRDKDETDAFFRASWTGMRNALVAGNIETACGYFMSDRREDYSQAFTALSAEQRNKIPAADRMELVGSSGGETRYAISMETEISGEVRTVGSWLIFRKDRDGFWRIGFF from the coding sequence ATGAGAAGAGTTTTCAAGGCTGTCCCGATGATCATCCTGGCGTTGTTTCTTTCAAACAGCGAGGTGTTGGCGTTCAATCCTGTTGAAACGAAGATTATCGCCGCTGATGATGACAATCCGGCCTATGACTATTTCGGCGGGTCTGTCTCCGTCAGCGGCGACTATGCGATTGCAGGGGCCAAGTGTGACGAGCATATCGCAACTTACGCCGGTTCGGCCTACATTTTCCACCGCAGCGGAACCGTCTGGACACAGCAGGCCAAACTCACAGCCGGCGATGGCGAGCAGGGGGACAATTTCGGAAGTTCCGTCTCCGTCAGCGGGGACTATGCGATCGTAGGTGCTTATTATGATAAGGACGAGGATGATCCGCTAAATCATTACGGCTCGGCATATGTCTTTTATCGGGATGGCACCGCCTGGACACAACAGGCCAGACTTACGGCCAGCGATGGCGGGCCGGAGGACCGGTTCGGCATGTCCGTCTGTGTCAGCGGGGACTATGCGGTTGTGGGCAGCAACTATGACGATGATAACGGAACGAATTCCGGCTCTGCGTATATTTTTTACCGCAACGGATCAGTCTGGGAAGAGCAAGGCAAACTTATAGCCGGGGATAATGCGGAAGGGGACTTTTTCGGCAGATCCGTCTCCGTCAGCGGGGACTATGCGATTGTCGGCGCTCCCAATGACGATGATGGCGGAAGCAGTTCCGGTTCCGCTTATATTTTTCACCGCAGCGAATCCGCCTGGACGCAGACGTGCAAGCTTACCGCTGACGACAGTGCGTCAGGTGATTTATTCGGAAATTCCGTGAGCATCAGCGGGGACTATGCGATTGCGGGGGCTTATTTCGGGGATGATAACGGATCCATGTCGGGAAAGGCTTATATTTTTTTCCGCAATGGCGACGGCACCTGGACCCAACAGGATAAACTCACTGCCAGCGACGGCGCGGAAAGAGACCATTTCGGAAATTCCGTGGGCATCGGCGGAGAGTGCGTGATCGCAGGTGCTTATTATGATGATGATAACGGAACGAATTCCGGTTCGGCTTATATTTATGATATCAGTCCCAAACCGGAAATTTCAGTCAGCCCGGCCCGGTATGAAACAGAAGTCACTTCGGGGAGCGGCACTGATGAGACACTGATTATCAGCAATGTCGGCGGGGAACCCCTGACATGGAGCAGTGCTTCGGGAGCTTCGGCATGGCTCACTTTGTCTCCGGCATCCGGGGAAATCGCGTCCGGCGGTTCGGAATCGGTGACGCTCACTTTTGACGCGGCGGATCTGGAAGCGGGAGAATATTCCGAATCCGTCATCATTTCCGGCAATGACCCGAATCATCCGACCCTTGAAATACCGGTCACGCTGACGGTATCGGAATCCCCGGTTTCCGTGAATATCACCTCCCTTGCGGACGGAGCGGAGGTTACCGGGAATGAAATCATGATAACGGGAACCTGTACGGGTTCGGACGGAGAAGGCTTGGGGGTTACGATAAGCGGCACAGCCGCACAGGTCTGCGGTGACAGCTTTTTCGCCAACCGGGTGATGCTGACGGAAGGCGAAAACACGATCACGGTGACGGTCACGGACGAGGACGGCAACACAGCCTCTTCGACCGTTACCGTTACGTCCGCAGAATCGGAAACCGGCATTTCCCTGACCCTTTTTCCCGAATCCGGCATTGCGCCGCTGGAAACAGAGCTTGATGCGGATTATTCCATTCCCGGCACAGCCGCGGATTCCTCTGTGGAATGCGCCGGCCCGGCCCAGCCGACGATCACCAAAATCAGCCTGACCGAATATGATCTGATATTTGACACGCCCGGCCTGTATACGGTGACATACAGGATTACGGACACCGACGGCGCGGAATACACAAAAGAGGCGATGGTCTGTGTCCGGGACAAAGATGAGACGGACGCATTTTTCAGGGCCTCGTGGACCGGAATGCGGAATGCGCTGGTTGCGGGAAATATTGAAACGGCGTGCGGCTATTTCATGTCTGATCGCCGGGAGGATTACAGCCAGGCATTCACGGCCCTGTCCGCGGAACAGCGCAACAAAATCCCCGCTGCCGACCGTATGGAGCTGGTCGGATCATCCGGCGGGGAAACCCGGTATGCCATTTCGATGGAGACCGAAATCAGCGGAGAGGTTCGGACCGTCGGCTCCTGGCTGATTTTCAGGAAGGATAGGGACGGTTTCTGGAGGATCGGTTTTTTCTGA